Proteins encoded in a region of the Nicotiana tomentosiformis chromosome 9, ASM39032v3, whole genome shotgun sequence genome:
- the LOC104111578 gene encoding cytochrome b561 and DOMON domain-containing protein At3g25290-like, producing MGLYQSCCIVILYFMFLILKPELSYSMSCTSQKFTKNRLYEHCNDLPHLNSYIHWNYNSKDFTLNLAFVATPTKPDGWIAWGINPNATGMIGTQALIAFKQSNGSIVAKTVKLNSYKSIVPGELVYRVTNMEAMYSNGMMVIFASVKLPEGMTELNQVWQVGSSVLNGTFPGIHDFQTENLNSKGKLDLMKGKSISNGSEDSRLKNRNIHGILNVVSWGILFPIGIMIARYLRTFADPLWFYVHVACQLSSYTIGVAGWATGLKLGSQSKGIEYTSHRDFGIALFSLATLQVFALFLRPKKDHKYRFYWNMYHHGVGYGVLVLGIINVFKGLEILQPQSKWKLAYIVFLSILGGIALILEAITWTIVLKKKPGKSNNKLYDGQNGSNIGRQQPLTS from the exons ATGGGATTGTATCAATCATGTTGTATTGTTATCCTATATTTTATGTTCTTGATTTTGAAACCTGAATTGTCATATTCCATGTCATGTACATCACAAAAGTTTACAAAGAACAGATTATATGAACATTGCAACGACTTACCACATTTGAATAGTTACATCCATTGGAATTACAATTCCAAGGATTTTACCTTAAATTTAGCCTTTGTAGCTACTCCTACTAAACCTGATGGTTGGATTGCTTGGGGAATTAATCCAAATGCAACAGGAATGATTGGTACACAAGCGTTAATCGCGTTTAAACAATCCAATGGTTCTATAGTCGCGAAAACGGTCAAGTTGAATTCGTATAAATCAATCGTGCCAGGGGAGCTAGTGTATCGCGTTACTAATATGGAGGCTATGTATAGTAATGGAATGATGGTAATTTTTGCTAGTGTAAAATTACCAGAAGGAATGACAGAATTGAATCAGGTTTGGCAAGTAGGAAGTTCAGTCTTGAATGGGACATTCCCTGGAATTCATGATTTTCAGACTGAGAATTTGAATTCCAAGGGAAAACTTGATTTGATGAAAGGGAAGAGTATTAGCAATGGTTCTGAGGATTCTAGACTCAAGAATAGAAAT ATTCATGGAATTCTGAATGTTGTGAGTTGGGGAATACTATTTCCAATTGGAATTATGATTGCAAGGTACCTAAGAACATTTGCAGATCCATTGTGGTTTTATGTTCATGTGGCTTGCCAATTATCATCTTATACTATTGGAGTTGCTGGTTGGGCAACTGGTCTGAAACTTGGAAGCCAATCTAAAGGAATTGAATATACTTCCCATAGAGATTTTGGTATTGCCTTATTCTCTCTTGCAACTCTTCAG GTGTTCGCGCTATTTCTAAGGCCAAAGAAGGATCATAAGTACAGATTTTACTGGAATATGTATCACCATGGAGTTGGATATGGTGTACTTGTTCTAGGAATCATCAATGTGTTTAAAGGTCTTGAGATTTTGCAGCCACAAAGCAAATGGAAATTGGCTTATATTGTTTTCCTTTCAATTCTTGGAGGAATTGCTCTTATTTTAGAAGCCATTACTTGGACAATTGTACTTAAAAAGAAGCCTGGAAAATCAAATAACAAGCTTTATGATGGCCAAAATGGTTCAAATATAGGAAGACAACAACCTCTCACTTCTTGA
- the LOC104111579 gene encoding ras-related protein RABA5c-like, whose translation MDSSDDDIEEYLFKIVIIGDSAVGKSNLLSRYARDEFNLHSKATIGVEFQTQVLEINGKEVKAQIWDTAGQERFRAVTSAYYRGAFGALLVYDISRRSTFESVTRWLDELNTHCDTTVAKMLVGNKCDLDNIRDVSIEEGAKLAEAEGLFFMETSALDSTNVNKAFEIVIREIYSNVSRKVLNSDSYKAELSINRVSLVKDDGEGSKRSWSSCCSR comes from the exons ATGGATTCATCAGATGATGATATTGAAGAGTACCTTTTCAAGATTGTAATAATAGGTGATTCAGCAGTTGGAAAATCAAATTTATTATCAAGATATGCTAGAGATGAGTTCAACTTGCATTCAAAAGCAACAATTGGAGTTGAGTTTCAGACCCAAGTTCTTGAAATTAATGGTAAAGAAGTGAAAGCTCAGATTTGGGATACTGCTGGTCAAGAAAGGTTTAGAGCTGTTACTTCTGCTTATTATCGTGGTGCTTTTGGTGCATTACTTGTTTATGATATTAGTCGAAGAAGTACTTTTGAAAGTGTTACTAGGTGGCTTGATGAGCTCAATA CTCATTGTGATACAACAGTCGCGAAGATGCTGGTAGGAAACAAATGCGATTTGGACAACATTAGGGACGTTAGTATTGAAGAAGGCGCGAAGCTTGCAGAAGCCGAAGGATTATTCTTCATGGAGACATCCGCATTAGATTCTACAAACGTTAATAAGGCTTTCGAGATTGTTATCCGTGAAATCTATAGCAATGTCAGCCGAAAGGTCTTGAATTCGGATTCCTACAAGGCAGAGTTATCTATTAACAGGGTAAGCCTCGTAAAAGATGACGGAGAAGGATCGAAACGATCTTGGAGCAGTTGTTGCTCAAGATGA